CCGAAATCCAGGCCCTCCTGCTGGAGATGTCGAGCCTGACGCTTCCGGCGAGGAGGGTCTCGGCCCCGGAGTCGCCCGCGGCCCTTCGGAGGAGCGCCCTTATCCTGGCCAGCAGGACTCTGGGCGAGGAGGGCTTGGTGATGTAGTCGTCACCCCCGAGCTCGAGGCCGACGATCATGTCGGTCTCATCCCCGAGGGCCGTGAGGAACAGGACGGGACCGCGCCATGTCATCCTGATGGATCTGCAGACGTCGAGCCCGTTCCCGTCGGGCAGCATGATGTCCAGCACGATCAGGTCGGGATTCCAGACCGCGACCGCCCGTTCTGTCCCTTCCGCCCGCGGCGAGAGTCTGACTTCCATGCCGTGCGACGTCAGGTATTCGGAAAGCAGGGAACCGAGTGCCGGGTCGTCCTCTATAACCAGTATCCTCGGAGCGGCCGGAGGTAGCTTCATCTGACCCCGTTCCGTTGACGAAGGAGTTCCAGGACATATTCTATCTCGATCCCGCAGTGTCACCAATACCGGAGGAAAGATGTCCACAGTTCTGGCAATACTGACAGGAGCGCTGATCGCTTCCGGCAACAACGGCGGCCCGATCTACACGCTCGAGTATCCCGGCTTCGTCTTCGAGTGGCTCCCCGGAAGCATGAACCCTCCCGTAGAGGGGAGCATCGATGAAGAGAGCGGAGCAGTCGCGGCTTCGCCCTCAGCGGAGGGGTTCGACCTCCGCATCCACTACTGGCGCGAGTCCATCCCGATGGAGGATCGCGCACAGTGGCTCACGGGCAGGGTGATGTCGGAACTGTCCCCCGAAGCTCTCGAAATGCTCCTCATGGGTGAGGTATCGTGGCTCGAGGGCAGCATGGAGAGCTCCGAGAGGACCGGGGGCTCCGTCGGTCTCGTGGTGGCGGTGAACTTCAACATCATCACCGAGAACGGCTCCGTCCGGGGCAGGGGGAGGGCGTACGGCGTCTTCACCGACGAGTACTCGCTTCTCGTCTACGGGCTGGCGCCCTTCGAGACCTGCGGTACGATCGGGTCCACCGTCGACTCGATCATCTCACACATGCACGTGTGACCCCTTCATTTCCGCTCACGCGGAAATGAAGGCGTCGCCAGCATGTTTGCTCCGCAAACATGCGAGAGACAATGACGTAAGCCATGGCGAACGTTCCTCTGCCGGCTCCCTGGCGGAGCCGGCAGTAGGTACGCCTCGGCCCTCCCATTGCCCGCCGTGCAGTGAATGCACAAGGTGGCGGGCAACTGCCGGGCCTGCTTATCTCCGTCGACACGGAGATAAGCGTGCCGGGCCGGCTCATTCCTGCGGACGTCTGCGGAAGTATGCTCCGGGTCCTATCGCGATTCGCCGTTCACGTTGACCGGATCGGTGTCGAATCGCTGTCGGACCTGCTCATTCCTGCTTCGGCGGATATTTGCTCAGGCCCTCTCGCAGTCCGCCTTTTCCCGGGTGCGCAGAGTGGCGGACTGCTGCCGGGCCAGCTCATTCCTGCGGACGCAGGAATGAGCGAGTCGCCAGCATGTTTGCGGACGAGGCTTTCGCAGGTTCGCTGCGAGAACCTGCTGTCCCCAGGCTCATCTCGATATACTGCATTCGAGACCTGCAAGAGTGCGTGCACCCCCGTTCTTCTCACTGCCAGAGCTCCGACGCTTCCATCCGTTGACAAACCCGACTGATGGGCCGAGAGTAGATCAGTACAACTATTCCAGTTCCGCCATCGGAGGAGAGTGGGCCGTGCGTACTACTTGTTTCCTCGCTGTCGTCGCTCTGCAGACACTCGTCTGCGGAACGTCCCTGGCTCAGTCTGACGGTGTGGTGCAGTCCTGGGTTGCCCGATACAACGGCCCCGGAAACGGAGCCGACCAGGCCACGGCCATCGAGGTCGACGGCGCTGGCAACGTGTATGTCACGGGATACAGCATCGGGAACGGATCTGCGCTCGACATGGCCACAGTGAAGTACGGCTCTACTGGATCGCAGCTCTGGGCGGTGCGCTACAACGGCCCCGGCAACGGAGACGACAGGGCCTCCGACATCGCCGTTGACGCCGCCGGCAACGTGTATGTCACGGGATACATCACCTGTCCGGGCACCGGAGAGGACTACGCCACGATCAAGTACGACGCATCCGGCAATCTGCAGTGGATCGTCGGTTACAACTGCACGGGCTCCGGGAGCGACAGGGCGGCCGCAATAGCCGTCGACGCCGCGGGCAACGTGTTCGTGACCGGACGGAGCTGGGGCCCGGGAACCGGGCTCGACTACGCCACCGTTGCGTATGGGCCGTCCGGCTCTCAGCTCTGGGTCGCCCGGTACGGTTCCGAGTACCACACCGACGAGGCCTGCGCGATCGCGACCGATCCGTCCGGCGGCGTGCGGGTGGCCGGCTCCAGCACATGGTACAGCTACGGCGGCATCCCCTCGACCGTCGACTACGTCACGATAAGGTACGGCGCCGACGGGACCGCGCAGTGGGTGGCCCGCTACAACGGTTCGGCCGGCATGGCCGACGATGCCAACGACATGGCTTTCAGCCCGGCCGGACTGGTGGTCGTGACCGGCGGCAGCTACTGCGAGATTACCGGCGGAGAGACGATCGACTACGCCACGATCGCCTACGACGACAACGGCGATACCCAATGGCTCTCCACCTACAACGGCCCGGTAGGGATCAGCACTGACGAGGCTTTCGCCGTAGCCGTCTCCGCCTCGGGCGCAGTCTGCACGGCCGGAGCGAGCATGGGCGAATACTGGAACTTCGATTACGCTACCGTGATGTACAGCCCCGGCGGCGCCCAGCAGTGGGTGTCGCGTTACAACGGGCCCGGCAACTCGGTCGACGAGGCCCGCGACCTGGTCCTGGACGGAGCCGGGAACGCCTATGTCACCGGCGTGAGCACCGGCAGCGGCACGAGCGGGGATTACGCCACGCTCATGTACAACTCTTCCGGTGCGCTCCAGTGGTCCATCCGCTACGACGGCCCGGAGCATGGGGAGGATCGCGCGGCAGCCATAGCGGTCGACGCCGCCGGCAACGCCTACGTCACCGGATACAGCCCCGGCACGGGAACCGGAGACGACTTCACCACCATCAAGTACGTCCAGACAACCGGAATGGGCGAGGAGGAGGGAACACCCTCCCTCGTGCTCGGCGTCGTCTCCAATCCGGCCCGTGCAGGGATGCCCGTCTCCCTTGCGGTCTCGGCCCCGGGCGTGTCGGAATGCAGGGTGGAGGCTTTCGCCGTCGACGGCCGGCTGGTGGCGCGCCTGCACGACGGGCCGGCACCCTCGGACGGGATGCTCGTCTGGGATGCCGGGCGCGTGCCGGCGGGAGTCTACATCATCCGGGCGACATCCGGTTCGCTGGAGGCGACCGCCCGGCTGATCCTGCTCCGCTGATCTCCGGTCGATTCCTGGTTTCAGATCCTTCATTTCCGCGTCTGCGGAAATGAAGGCGTCGCCAGCTATTCGCTGGAGGTGGATAGCGAGAGACCATGACTCCAGCCATGTGTACGCTCCGGCCTTCTCGCTGCCCGCCAGACGGATTGCATCGTGATGGTGGCGGGCAGCTGTCAGGCCTGCTGATCTCCGTCCGTGCGGAGATCAGCGTTTCAGATGCAGCGGCATCTTGTTGTTGCTCATGGATATGAGGGTATCACTAGCTTGCTGATACGAATGCAAATGACTACGGCATGCATGCAGGATGACAGTATGGCCGACTGGTGCAGTTGATCTGATCTTGGTCGGATGGGAACATTCGCGGGTGGGGCATCCTCATACTAGACTGCATTTCATTGCATGTCCTGCCCTGTCCCGATGCCGAGGGGCGGCGGCCGGACAGCCCCGCCTGTGGCCGGCGCCTCTCGAAAAATGGCGGAACCTAATTCCGGATCGCACGACCTGCGGCTCCGGCCTCGGGATGCGACATGGAGAGACTGGATCGCACCATGAGAAGGTGTTGACGGATCGTGGGATTCCCTGGTTCGGTTGACGGGAGGCGGAGAAGGGCGCAAGAATCCTGAAACCTCTCATCAGCGTTCTGACCCGGGAGTCTTGAAACCTGGCATGTCGGTCTGCTTCTGGAGTCCGGAGTCCTGTGAGGACCATCGAGCAGGCTGATGCGGTGGAACGGGGTCGATATGGCAGCCAGCTTCCGGGGAAGAGCCGGTGCACGTGATCTTGCGATAATTCTGGCCATCTTCGTCGTTGCCCTTGTTCCCAGGGCATATTCGGCCTTCTTCATGGCTCAGCACCCTTCCCTGCACTGGGATGCCGCCCACGATACCGTTCTTGCGCGAAACCTGGCTGCAGGACACGGCTTCGTGAACGAACCGGGACACCCTACCGCCTACCGGATGCCTCTCTATCCGTTCATCCTTTCGGTCTCGTTCAGGATGTTCGGTGAGAGGTACCGGCCGGTACTGGCCTTCCAGGCCCTCCTGGGCGCTCTTACGGCGGCGATTTCCGCAGCTCTGGCGCGGAAAGCCGGATCTTCAGCCGCCATGATCGCAGCGGGTGCCATGTGCGCGCTCAATCCCGAAGCGATTCGGATGACCGGCGTTATGCTCACCGAGACATTGTTTTCCTTTCTCGTCGTGGCATCCCTGCTGCTTCTCACCGAATGCAGAGGATGGGCCGGACCTCGGGGAACGGCCTGCATTCTCATGTCCGGGATCGTTATCGGGATGTCCGTTCTCTGCAGGGTCAACTCGATCGTATGGATCGCGGCTCTGGTTCCCTTCCTCCTGCTGGAGAAGAGCGGCGGGATACCCGCACGGCGCCTCCTTCGGATTCTCTGGCTGCTTGCCGGTGTGGCCATCGTCCTGGTCCCGTGGATGATACGGAATCAGTCGGTGATCGGGACTCCCGGACTATCAACGGCGGGCGGTAGGCTCTTCTGGGATTTCAGACACAATGACGCCGTGAGAGGAGATGCCGGGACCAGGCTTCCGGAGGCCTTTGTCGCAGCCAATGAAGCTGCGGCGCTCCGGGACCTTGCCGAAAGAGGGGGGGATCCCGCGCAGATGGTCCCCATCTTCAACCTCGAACCCGGATACCATGCCTTCTTCTACGACCAGGAGACGGTGGACGGGTTCGAGGGACTTGGGGAGGCAGAGGCCGACGCACTCTTCTACAGATTGGGAATCGACTACTCGTTACGCCATCCCCTCAGGACAGCTCTCGAATCCATCGCTGATGCCGTCAGGGTATTCTCCCCGGCGGAGAGGGGGGGAGGGATCAACCCTGTCCTGATGTTCGCTCTTCCCCTGATCCTGCTCGGTCTCTCCCGGATGAGACGCTCCTGCCCGTTCCAGTGGACCGCCCTGCTGACGGCCCTGTTCTCGATCGTCGCGGTTTCGGGGCTTGTCCTGTACGAGGCCAGATACCGGTTCCCCTACGAACCGCTGATGTTCGTCGCCTCCGCGGCAGGAATGGACTCACTGGTCTCCGGGACGGGCGGAGGGCGGCGGAAGGTGATCCTCCTGCTCGCGGGGCTCGCCCTGACCTCCGCGGCTGCGTACCTCACCCTTTCGGGACCTGTGACGTCCTGAACCGTCCCTGACTCGAAGCCGGCAATTCCTGTAGAGGCTCGAGAAAGTTAAAGGAGTTAAAAGCGTTCTCGTCCGGCCGACTGACGGATCAGGGCATGCCCAGGCCCGCGCCGAGGCTGAGCAGCCAGTCGTCCCTCTCCTCCCCGGACACGCGCCTGTAGACTCCCCCGAAGACCGAGACGAGAGAGAAGGACGTGCTCACCCGCGCACCGGCGTATATGGCGTCGGGATCATCCCATAGATACATGCCTGAAGCCGCCAGTCCGCCAGTGGAATAGGGCAGAAAGGCGAACAGCGAGCCCTTCACCCCGGCGTTGAGGCTGGCTCCGTCGCGCCCAGCCGAAGCAGAGATGAAAGGCCCCGCCGCTATGAGGAATCCGGCGGAGCTGTAGAAGTTGGCGCCGATCTCGCCTCCGAGCCGGAGCGGCCAGGAGTACTGCGCCTGGAATGTCGGCATGACGCCTTCGGAAAAGACAGATCCTGACTGCAGTGCTAAGGAGATCAGGAATGCCGGAGACATTGCCACCTCCTTGTCGCGCGGACACGCACATCGACCGGGCGCTGGATTATAGATGCCGCGCCTCGTCCGTGCGAGCTCCGGCCCTGCAGCGGCCCTCCCCGGACCCTCCGGCGGTTTCGGAGGATATGCTTCTCGTTGACACTGCGGGAATTGGGTTCGATATCAGGAGCGGGTCAGGGAATGCAACGGGGGTGGCAGGGATGGACGGGAATCGTTTTCTTTCCCACTTGTACCTCGTTCTCTTCATTGCATCCGCAGGGAGCTCACACGCACAGGATGAACTGGCCCCCTTTGGTGGACAGGAGGAGTAGTTAGAATTGGGCATGGCTTCTCGAGGGAGGGGACATGCCGAAGCGGGTGCACAGTGCTTCGTTCAAGGCGAAAGTAGCGTTGGAGGCGATCCGGGGAGAGAAGACGATAGCGGAGCTGGCGGTGCAGTACGGAGTGCACCCGGTTCAGATCAGCCGCTGGAAGGGCGAGTTCCTGGAGCGGGCTCCGGAAGTGTTTTCGGAGGGATCTGGGCGGAGCCGGGAGGCTGAGCTGCAGCGTGAGCTTGATGAAGCTCACCGGCAGCTGGGGCAGGCGAAGGTCGAGTTGGACTGGCTCAAAAAAAAAGCTGACGAGATTGAAGCCCGTCGAGCGAAGAGAAGCCGTTGAGAAGGGTAATCTGGAGATCAGCGTGGTACGGCAGTGTGAGTTGCTGGGCGTGAGCAGGTCGACGCTGTACCGGAAGCGGGCAGAGCGTGGTCGTGAGCAGAGCGAGTTGATGGCGGCGATCGACGAGATCTACACGGCGCATCCCTTCAAGGGGGCTCGCAGGATCAGCGATGATCTTGCGGATCGAGGGCTGAAGGCCGGCAGGAAGAGGGCGGGTCGATTGATGCGGCTGATGGGCATTGCAGCGATAAGCCCGCAGCCGTCGACGAGTCGACCGTCGGAGGATCACGAGAAGTACCCCTATCTGCTCCGAGGGCTGTCGATCACGCGGCCGGACCAGGTCTGGTCGTCGGACATCACCTATGTGAAGATGCCGCGAGGCTGGTGCTACCTGACGGTGATCATGGACTGGTACAGCCGGAAGGTGCTCTCCTGGCGGCTGTCGAACACGCTTGATCAGAGGTTCTGCGTGGAAGCGCTGGAAGAAGCGCTCGAGAGGTATGGTCGTCCCGGGATCCTCAACACGGATCAGGGCTGCCAGTACACCGGTCGGGAGTTCACAGGAGTGCTGAAGGCCGCCGGGATCAGGATCAGCATGGACGGGAAGGGTCGAGCCCTGGACAACGCGATGGTCGAGCGGCTGTGGCGCACCGTGAAGTACGAGGAGATCTACCTGAAGAGCTACAACGACATGGTGGAGGCAAGGATCGAGCTGGGAAGGTATCTGGGATGGTACAACTCGGAGAGGAAGCACTCTTCTCTGGGGAACAGGACTCCGGATGCCGCATACTCAACCCGGGAAACCGGAAACGATGAAGCAGCCTGATTCTAACGCAAACCGCCCCTCAGGCTGTCCACAAAACCGGGGCCACTTCAGTATCACCCGACGAATCCATCACTCAACGATGAGATGGATCTCGTCCCGGACGTCCTCCTGGGCAGGATTCCCGTTCACTCGATGATCGAGGTCAATGCGCTCGCAACAAGGCTAGTGAGTTATCAGAAGCGCTTGCCACGTGAGACCGAGCCATCCTATGACCTGTTGATCGTCAGTGCAAACGTAGATCAGTTTTACGGCGAGCAGCAGTTACCGGAGACGTGGCGGCACTTCGTCGAGATTACTGAACCTGTACCGAGCCAGTATGACCTCTTCTGGGTGGCTGAGGAAGGCTGCCTGCAATCACCATATGAGGAGATCTCCCCAGCCACTATCTCGGCTTTTCTCGACGGTTCTGCAGAATCGGGAGGAGGTTCCTGGAGAGTTGATTTTGGCGGGCATGGCGGCTGGGACATGTTAGCTGCCAACTATGACGGCTACCCGGATACTGATGCTGAGAAGGTCTTCCCCTCGGATCTTAGAGACCTTGTCGGCTCCGGAGGGATGTTCTGCACCGCCTGGGCGTTCAACTGCGGTACAGGCCAGTTCTGGAACCCCCTCGCAGACACCACGATCTGTGAGACATGGCTTGGTATCGACAGTCAATCGTCAGATGCCCCACTGGGGCCTTCATATGTCGGGAATGTCTATCAGGGACTGAACAGTCTTGAGGTAGGAGGGAGTCCGAGCCATCTGCTGAACAGGTGGTTCCTCGATGTTCTGTATAATCAGCAACCAGCTGTAGGAGCCAGAGGACAAGCGACTGTCTTCAATCAGGCCAAGCTGGCCTACATAGATCAGTGGCTCTCCTATCCCCCCGGAGTGATCCCCCCACCCATAGAGATCACTCCCGGTGACGTAGTCGAGCCGATGTGGGACCTCCTGAACTTCAACCTGATCGGCGATCCGGCCTGCCCCCTGTGGCTGACAGAGCCGCTCGGCATGACGGTACAGCATGTGACCATACTTAATGCTCCGGTTCAGTTCACGGTTACCGTCACTGATGCCGGTAACCAGCCTATTCAGGGCGCGAGGGTGTGCCTCCTCCTGGAAAGGAACTCCTCCTTCGTGATCTACAGGCGCGGGCAAACGAATTCCTCCGGGCAGTACAGCGTCTATCTTGATCCATCCTCCGCGGGGACCATGACTGTGACTGTGACCAAGGAGGGATATCTGCCCTATCAGGGATCGGTAGCCGTCCGTGTCTAGTCTGACGATGACACTCCTTGCGCTCGTGCTGGTCTCCGACCCGACGATCTGGTTCGGGGCACCAGTCAGGCTGGACACATTCACAGATCCCACGATCGGTAACACCGACATCGCCTCGGATGGAGGGAGCTGGATCTGCGTGGTCTGGGACGGGCGTGACGGCACTGAGCCCGAGATGGCATGGGCGAGCGTTTCTGCTGATGCAGGTGCCTCCTGGGGAATCCCTTGGGAGATCACCGATTCTGAAAACGCCAGCCCGTACAAAGTCAGGGTATGCGCAGACACCTCCGGGGTGTTCCATGCGGTATGGGAGGACTACAGGGGTCCCGAACCGTATGCAGTCTACTACTCCAGGTCAGTGGATGGGGGAGCAACATGGCTTCAGCCTAACGTGAGGATCAGCATCGAGGGAGCGCGATGTTACATGCCGGTGATCTCTTGCGATAATGAGGGAGATCTCCTGGTTTGCGTTTATGGGAATATGGATGACAATCGCCGAGTGTATTCCACTCACTCCACTGATGGCGGATTGACTTGGGAGATCGGCACACCAGTGGGAGATAGTACGGGCCTTCAGTACTCTGCCGAGGTTGCCTATCTGGGAGGCTCATCATTCATTGCCGCGTGGTCGGATGGCAGACCCACAGGAGGCGACAGCAACATCTATTGTTCGATCAGTGCCGATGGGGGAGCATCATGGTTGCAGCCCAACATCCCCATCCCGACAGGGGGATACCCGGTTCAGCATTGTAGCATCAGAATGGACTACAACTTGACCGATCTATGCTTGAGTTGGATATCCCAATTCGCGACAAGAACGATCCACGCCTATGTCCAATATCAGAGATCTACGGATGGCGGCCTTACATGGCTGCCGGAGCCGGTTCGCGTCGACGCCGGAGATGAAGACTGGCGAAGGTATGGAGGGGTATGGAGCCCGCCGGGCGGGCCGATCTTCGCATCCTGGTGCGAGCATACGGGGCTTGAGTGGCCGTCATGGGCTACCTGTTCGATGAGTCTGGACGGGGGGATGACCTGGAGCGACTCCCCGGCCGTGGCGAACCCCGGGACCGGCGAGGCCAACACATGCGCTTTGTCAGGCAACGATCAGGATGGCTCGGTCTACATGTGCTGGAACAACCAGATCACTGGAGGCGTCTTCTTCGCACGAGCAGACGTTCAGGAATCGATTCCCGAAGACCCGGACTTTCCATCCAGCTTGATCACCGCCAATCCTTGTCCTGCTTCGGGGTTGGTGCAGATCGACCTACCTGAGGGTATCCCGGGGCAGGTAATGGTCATCGACACGGCAGGCCGTCTTGTGGCTACTCTCGAGGCTTCGGGCTCGGGGACGGATCTCATCTGGGACAGCAGCGGCAGCCCGTCTGGGGTCTACTCGGTCCGATTTCAGTCGGGAACCTGGTCGTCGACGGCTAGAGTCGTTGTATTTCACTAGTCCGGACCATTGCCCCATTAAATGATGAAGAACCCGGTGAAGAACCCGACGAGACAAATCTGGTACACCGGCCTTTGGTCCAGTCGAACCAGCCCACGTGCCACTTTCAGGATCTCCATATCCAGACCTGACATCAGGATAGCCCGGCAGAATCCCCGCTGTTATCGCAACCCGGTCAACTTCGCGATGGAGCTCCTGGCCGAAATGACCACGGACCACCTCACGAGACAGGAACTCGCCGCCCGGCATGGCTTCAGTCTGGACCGGGTGATCCAGTGGCTGGCGCTGTTGAAGCTGCCGAAAGAGAAGCTCGAGGAGATCGCGGCGCTGGGCGACTACTGGGAACACCCCGTGATGACGGAGAGGGGATTGAGGAGAAGAAGGAG
Above is a genomic segment from Candidatus Fermentibacter sp. containing:
- a CDS encoding glycosyltransferase family 39 protein, translating into MAASFRGRAGARDLAIILAIFVVALVPRAYSAFFMAQHPSLHWDAAHDTVLARNLAAGHGFVNEPGHPTAYRMPLYPFILSVSFRMFGERYRPVLAFQALLGALTAAISAALARKAGSSAAMIAAGAMCALNPEAIRMTGVMLTETLFSFLVVASLLLLTECRGWAGPRGTACILMSGIVIGMSVLCRVNSIVWIAALVPFLLLEKSGGIPARRLLRILWLLAGVAIVLVPWMIRNQSVIGTPGLSTAGGRLFWDFRHNDAVRGDAGTRLPEAFVAANEAAALRDLAERGGDPAQMVPIFNLEPGYHAFFYDQETVDGFEGLGEAEADALFYRLGIDYSLRHPLRTALESIADAVRVFSPAERGGGINPVLMFALPLILLGLSRMRRSCPFQWTALLTALFSIVAVSGLVLYEARYRFPYEPLMFVASAAGMDSLVSGTGGGRRKVILLLAGLALTSAAAYLTLSGPVTS
- a CDS encoding transposase, whose amino-acid sequence is MPKRVHSASFKAKVALEAIRGEKTIAELAVQYGVHPVQISRWKGEFLERAPEVFSEGSGRSREAELQRELDEAHRQLGQAKVELDWLKKKADEIEARRAKRSR
- a CDS encoding IS3 family transposase encodes the protein MKPVERREAVEKGNLEISVVRQCELLGVSRSTLYRKRAERGREQSELMAAIDEIYTAHPFKGARRISDDLADRGLKAGRKRAGRLMRLMGIAAISPQPSTSRPSEDHEKYPYLLRGLSITRPDQVWSSDITYVKMPRGWCYLTVIMDWYSRKVLSWRLSNTLDQRFCVEALEEALERYGRPGILNTDQGCQYTGREFTGVLKAAGIRISMDGKGRALDNAMVERLWRTVKYEEIYLKSYNDMVEARIELGRYLGWYNSERKHSSLGNRTPDAAYSTRETGNDEAA
- a CDS encoding SBBP repeat-containing protein encodes the protein MRTTCFLAVVALQTLVCGTSLAQSDGVVQSWVARYNGPGNGADQATAIEVDGAGNVYVTGYSIGNGSALDMATVKYGSTGSQLWAVRYNGPGNGDDRASDIAVDAAGNVYVTGYITCPGTGEDYATIKYDASGNLQWIVGYNCTGSGSDRAAAIAVDAAGNVFVTGRSWGPGTGLDYATVAYGPSGSQLWVARYGSEYHTDEACAIATDPSGGVRVAGSSTWYSYGGIPSTVDYVTIRYGADGTAQWVARYNGSAGMADDANDMAFSPAGLVVVTGGSYCEITGGETIDYATIAYDDNGDTQWLSTYNGPVGISTDEAFAVAVSASGAVCTAGASMGEYWNFDYATVMYSPGGAQQWVSRYNGPGNSVDEARDLVLDGAGNAYVTGVSTGSGTSGDYATLMYNSSGALQWSIRYDGPEHGEDRAAAIAVDAAGNAYVTGYSPGTGTGDDFTTIKYVQTTGMGEEEGTPSLVLGVVSNPARAGMPVSLAVSAPGVSECRVEAFAVDGRLVARLHDGPAPSDGMLVWDAGRVPAGVYIIRATSGSLEATARLILLR
- a CDS encoding response regulator transcription factor, which encodes MKLPPAAPRILVIEDDPALGSLLSEYLTSHGMEVRLSPRAEGTERAVAVWNPDLIVLDIMLPDGNGLDVCRSIRMTWRGPVLFLTALGDETDMIVGLELGGDDYITKPSSPRVLLARIRALLRRAAGDSGAETLLAGSVRLDISSRRAWISDTELDLTTTEFDLLVLLARRAGRVQERSRLVEELRGIDFDSFDRSVDVLVSRLRRKMAAVEGGADLIRTVRGMGYMLALPGPA
- a CDS encoding Ig-like domain-containing protein codes for the protein MDLVPDVLLGRIPVHSMIEVNALATRLVSYQKRLPRETEPSYDLLIVSANVDQFYGEQQLPETWRHFVEITEPVPSQYDLFWVAEEGCLQSPYEEISPATISAFLDGSAESGGGSWRVDFGGHGGWDMLAANYDGYPDTDAEKVFPSDLRDLVGSGGMFCTAWAFNCGTGQFWNPLADTTICETWLGIDSQSSDAPLGPSYVGNVYQGLNSLEVGGSPSHLLNRWFLDVLYNQQPAVGARGQATVFNQAKLAYIDQWLSYPPGVIPPPIEITPGDVVEPMWDLLNFNLIGDPACPLWLTEPLGMTVQHVTILNAPVQFTVTVTDAGNQPIQGARVCLLLERNSSFVIYRRGQTNSSGQYSVYLDPSSAGTMTVTVTKEGYLPYQGSVAVRV
- a CDS encoding exo-alpha-sialidase: MSSLTMTLLALVLVSDPTIWFGAPVRLDTFTDPTIGNTDIASDGGSWICVVWDGRDGTEPEMAWASVSADAGASWGIPWEITDSENASPYKVRVCADTSGVFHAVWEDYRGPEPYAVYYSRSVDGGATWLQPNVRISIEGARCYMPVISCDNEGDLLVCVYGNMDDNRRVYSTHSTDGGLTWEIGTPVGDSTGLQYSAEVAYLGGSSFIAAWSDGRPTGGDSNIYCSISADGGASWLQPNIPIPTGGYPVQHCSIRMDYNLTDLCLSWISQFATRTIHAYVQYQRSTDGGLTWLPEPVRVDAGDEDWRRYGGVWSPPGGPIFASWCEHTGLEWPSWATCSMSLDGGMTWSDSPAVANPGTGEANTCALSGNDQDGSVYMCWNNQITGGVFFARADVQESIPEDPDFPSSLITANPCPASGLVQIDLPEGIPGQVMVIDTAGRLVATLEASGSGTDLIWDSSGSPSGVYSVRFQSGTWSSTARVVVFH